One Streptomyces mobaraensis NBRC 13819 = DSM 40847 DNA segment encodes these proteins:
- a CDS encoding IS1182 family transposase, whose protein sequence is MSLRPRSGEQVPPLTAQIAQASNPGGTAAMWVRDRLDGLWRDEDFADWYPRDGRPGLSPAQLATVCVLQFVLGLSDRQAAEAVRCRIDFKYAMAMELDDPGFHHSVLADFRERLAEGGRADRLLDLALARLKLAGLVRERTTQRTDSTHVLAAVRDLTRLEMVTEAVRAALEEVAGTAPHVLDELVDEDWGRRYGRPVRLGKNPTKPKTRILATGNDAVRLLEHLYRHRADRASGPRVQTLRQIMVQNYHRDAAGRLRWRTAETEDDPGLPPSSRAIVSPYDTAARYARHGHIISWKGFSAHLTETCAPDGPNVITDVATTASTTHDSNVLPGIHTRLSRRGLLPAEHLVDSGYTSLPHLEQAARDHQVTVSGPLKNNPTRQHRRGEGFARDDFHIDYDRRQVTCPRGQVSAGWHGPYPTSSSTAAPLIVARFTKSQCQPCPARAQCTTSRESTRTVGFPPRELRDLQLRVRAEQQTPEWKTRYAVRSGVEGTVNEFAHGHGMRRCRYRGQSKAHVQHVLTAIAINIERLGGLPPTEEAPPPRRPTAFQNYLDQREIPRPKSWRTLGT, encoded by the coding sequence TTGTCCCTCCGTCCCCGTTCCGGTGAGCAAGTCCCGCCTCTGACCGCGCAGATCGCGCAGGCGAGCAACCCGGGCGGTACGGCGGCGATGTGGGTGAGAGACCGCCTGGACGGGCTGTGGCGTGACGAGGACTTTGCCGATTGGTATCCGCGTGACGGGCGTCCGGGCCTCTCGCCCGCCCAACTGGCCACCGTCTGTGTGCTGCAGTTCGTGCTCGGCCTGTCGGACCGGCAGGCCGCCGAGGCGGTGCGCTGCCGCATCGACTTCAAGTACGCCATGGCCATGGAGCTGGACGATCCCGGCTTCCACCACAGCGTGCTGGCCGACTTCCGTGAACGCCTCGCCGAGGGCGGCCGTGCCGACCGCCTCCTGGACCTCGCCCTGGCCCGCCTGAAGCTGGCCGGCCTGGTGCGCGAGCGCACCACACAACGCACCGACTCCACCCACGTCCTGGCCGCGGTCCGCGACCTGACCCGGCTGGAGATGGTCACCGAGGCGGTCCGCGCCGCACTGGAGGAGGTCGCCGGCACCGCCCCGCACGTGCTGGACGAGCTGGTCGACGAGGACTGGGGGCGCCGCTACGGCCGTCCGGTCCGCCTGGGCAAGAACCCCACCAAGCCCAAGACCAGGATCCTGGCCACCGGCAACGACGCCGTCCGGCTCCTGGAACACCTCTACCGGCACAGGGCGGACCGTGCGTCGGGCCCTCGTGTCCAGACCCTGCGCCAGATCATGGTGCAGAACTATCACCGCGACGCCGCAGGCCGCCTGCGCTGGCGCACCGCCGAGACCGAGGACGACCCCGGGCTGCCGCCCTCGTCCCGGGCGATCGTCTCCCCCTACGACACCGCGGCCCGCTATGCCCGTCACGGGCACATCATCAGCTGGAAGGGATTCTCTGCCCATCTGACGGAAACGTGCGCTCCTGACGGCCCCAACGTGATCACGGACGTGGCCACCACCGCGTCCACGACCCACGACAGCAACGTCCTGCCCGGCATCCACACCCGCCTCTCCCGCCGCGGTCTGCTGCCCGCCGAGCACCTGGTCGACAGCGGCTACACCTCCCTGCCCCACCTGGAACAAGCCGCACGCGACCATCAGGTCACCGTCTCCGGTCCGCTGAAGAACAACCCCACCCGCCAGCACCGTCGAGGCGAGGGCTTCGCCCGGGACGACTTCCACATCGATTACGACCGCCGGCAGGTCACCTGCCCTCGGGGGCAGGTCAGCGCGGGCTGGCACGGCCCCTACCCGACCTCCTCGTCCACCGCGGCCCCACTGATCGTGGCACGGTTCACCAAGAGCCAGTGTCAGCCCTGCCCGGCCCGCGCACAGTGCACCACCTCCCGCGAGAGCACCCGCACCGTCGGATTTCCCCCGCGAGAACTCCGTGACCTGCAACTCCGCGTCCGCGCCGAGCAACAGACGCCCGAGTGGAAGACCCGCTACGCGGTCCGCTCCGGAGTGGAAGGCACGGTCAACGAGTTCGCTCACGGCCACGGCATGCGCCGCTGCCGCTACCGAGGACAGAGCAAAGCCCACGTCCAGCACGTTCTGACCGCGATCGCCATCAACATCGAGCGTCTCGGCGGTCTCCCACCGACCGAGGAAGCACCCCCTCCCCGCCGACCGACCGCCTTCCAGAACTACCTCGACCAGCGCGAGATCCCCCGGCCGAAATCCTGGCGCACCCTGGGCACCTGA
- a CDS encoding thiol-activated cytolysin family protein produces the protein MTQASEGQVTAVAWAVQTEGGGCRVQWDVPDATRYEVYRVPGASEAEREASAGRAVPVAQAASLEKVELPDLPALREHQYVIAAFTGDGSLPVAVAPVGVGDRQAKADVAAALAKWRKWRELSPYQPNAKSKVGPEEVTHVKGVKRTKQTYSLTKNPEEAITFDPNVSMCFPGAIVQAKPAIENGYLIPAGIEDSDRADLGITVDRLTSRKETASPPSASNVTAAIGKVVGDDAPGSSDVVFRRVEAYDSSETALELGISAKYGGFAASLDISARRKETMNTVLVYLRERGFTAFCDVSTPGALFKDSFTEEKLNKLVSGGYMGPDNPPLLVNSVVYGRIIVFTFTSTSSETEIKAALEASYHGFADVDAHLKAHYLGIISKSEVSIISKGSTGGQIKELLTKGTLAESFATPQKYKSYVRIGYTLQTLDGIPAKMSETTNYDAVVWGDSTVTLKVKSLGTPFGTRESFDITIDGQELPGASGHPATAYRAFAEDGSGDPYRITCMKYPVIGTTDTEAHVDWRLSPKELGWFAGGTTTASGRYPETGNVWMDYEAVKDGNS, from the coding sequence ATGACGCAAGCGAGCGAGGGGCAGGTCACGGCTGTCGCGTGGGCAGTGCAGACCGAAGGCGGCGGGTGCCGGGTGCAGTGGGATGTGCCGGATGCCACGCGCTACGAGGTCTATCGCGTGCCGGGCGCGTCCGAGGCAGAGCGGGAGGCGTCAGCGGGCCGTGCCGTTCCGGTGGCGCAGGCCGCCAGCCTGGAGAAGGTTGAGCTGCCGGATCTGCCCGCGCTTCGGGAACATCAGTACGTGATCGCTGCCTTCACCGGCGATGGCTCGTTGCCGGTGGCTGTGGCGCCGGTGGGTGTGGGAGACCGCCAGGCCAAGGCGGACGTCGCGGCGGCCCTGGCCAAGTGGAGGAAGTGGCGGGAGCTCAGCCCGTACCAGCCGAACGCAAAGTCAAAGGTGGGCCCCGAAGAGGTCACCCACGTCAAGGGCGTCAAGCGTACGAAGCAGACCTACAGCCTGACGAAGAACCCCGAAGAGGCGATCACGTTCGATCCGAACGTGTCCATGTGCTTCCCCGGGGCGATCGTGCAGGCCAAGCCGGCCATCGAGAACGGCTACCTGATCCCGGCGGGAATCGAGGACAGCGACCGGGCGGACCTGGGCATCACGGTGGACCGGCTCACCAGCAGGAAGGAGACGGCCTCCCCGCCGTCCGCGTCCAACGTGACCGCGGCGATCGGCAAGGTGGTCGGTGACGATGCCCCGGGCTCCTCGGACGTGGTCTTCCGCCGCGTGGAGGCGTACGACAGTTCCGAGACCGCCCTGGAACTGGGCATCTCCGCCAAGTATGGAGGGTTCGCCGCCTCGCTGGACATCAGCGCCAGGCGGAAGGAGACCATGAACACGGTCCTGGTCTATCTGCGCGAGAGGGGGTTCACCGCGTTCTGTGACGTGTCCACCCCGGGCGCGCTGTTCAAGGACAGCTTCACCGAGGAGAAGCTCAACAAGCTCGTCAGCGGCGGTTACATGGGGCCGGACAACCCACCGCTGCTGGTCAACAGCGTCGTCTACGGCCGCATCATCGTCTTCACCTTCACCTCCACCTCGTCCGAGACCGAGATCAAGGCCGCTCTCGAGGCCAGCTACCACGGCTTCGCGGACGTCGACGCCCACCTGAAGGCCCACTACCTGGGGATCATCTCCAAGTCCGAGGTCAGCATCATCAGCAAGGGCAGCACCGGAGGCCAGATCAAGGAACTGCTCACCAAGGGCACACTCGCGGAATCCTTCGCCACCCCCCAGAAGTACAAGTCCTACGTGAGGATCGGCTACACCCTCCAGACCCTGGACGGCATCCCGGCCAAAATGAGCGAAACCACCAACTACGACGCCGTCGTCTGGGGAGACAGCACCGTCACCCTCAAAGTCAAGAGCCTCGGAACCCCCTTCGGAACTCGTGAGTCATTCGACATCACCATCGACGGGCAAGAGCTCCCCGGAGCTAGCGGGCACCCGGCCACTGCGTACCGCGCCTTCGCGGAGGATGGCTCCGGAGACCCATACCGCATCACATGCATGAAGTATCCGGTGATCGGTACAACCGACACCGAAGCACACGTCGACTGGCGGCTCAGTCCCAAGGAATTGGGTTGGTTCGCCGGCGGCACTACCACCGCGAGCGGCCGCTACCCCGAGACCGGCAACGTCTGGATGGACTACGAGGCAGTCAAAGACGGTAACTCCTAG
- a CDS encoding IS5 family transposase, which yields MRRRCYPSDTTTAEWALIEPLLPVPACRTRWGGRPEKHHRRDIVDAIRYLVDSGCKWRALPQDFPPWRTVYDHFAKWAAAGIVGILRDQLRRRIRCGSGRAPHAVAIVIDSQSVKAAETVSKATRGYDAAKKIDGRKRHLVVDTRGLPLLVMVTPADVSDRDAGREVLFRLRLMHPELTVVWADSAYAGGLVDWARSFLRLTVKTVSRPKNTPGFVILPRRWVVERSIAWIMQARRNARDYERLPQHSEALITWAAITLMTRRLTRPGVAVAR from the coding sequence ATGCGTCGCCGCTGCTACCCCTCCGACACCACGACAGCGGAGTGGGCTTTGATCGAGCCCCTTCTTCCGGTGCCCGCATGCCGGACCCGCTGGGGTGGCAGGCCGGAGAAGCACCACAGGCGCGACATCGTGGACGCCATCAGGTATTTGGTCGATTCCGGCTGCAAGTGGAGGGCCCTGCCGCAGGACTTCCCGCCATGGCGGACGGTCTATGACCACTTCGCGAAATGGGCAGCGGCCGGGATCGTCGGCATCCTCCGCGACCAGCTCCGCCGCCGGATCCGGTGCGGTTCGGGCCGGGCCCCGCATGCGGTCGCGATCGTCATCGACTCCCAGAGCGTCAAGGCCGCCGAGACCGTCAGCAAAGCCACCCGCGGCTACGACGCCGCGAAGAAGATAGACGGGCGCAAACGCCACCTCGTCGTGGACACACGGGGTCTGCCGCTGCTGGTAATGGTGACCCCCGCGGACGTCAGCGACCGCGACGCCGGGCGCGAAGTCCTCTTCCGTCTGAGGCTGATGCACCCCGAGCTGACGGTGGTCTGGGCCGACTCCGCCTACGCCGGCGGCCTGGTCGACTGGGCCCGCTCGTTCCTGAGGCTCACGGTCAAGACGGTCAGCCGGCCGAAGAACACCCCCGGGTTCGTCATTCTGCCCCGCCGCTGGGTGGTCGAACGCTCGATCGCGTGGATCATGCAGGCCCGCAGAAATGCCCGCGATTACGAGAGGCTGCCGCAGCACTCGGAGGCGTTGATCACGTGGGCCGCGATCACGCTCATGACCCGCCGGCTCACCCGTCCGGGCGTCGCCGTTGCCCGGTGA
- a CDS encoding DUF6192 family protein produces MSEDDTKVGSVSQKRYEEIVAELRKVVEQQTTGQFVIGDRALEIEPMRLRGGRHEVAPGQELFTVRESLHRLAEDIGMSYKTVEKQRWTASRWPKERRRSGVSFTVHRILAHIEDERERFEAIGKPPAGKMRWTPDDAHRRVGQQAAKPVSPQEKINAIHTLAREEEVASQVATVMLHRPEIAARAMADNTARHMVNQAQVERGRQAREHFERTDVFAPAVRRIEHSIEFLDLVAACHAFTAAAGRVVPGLRDRRLSEDERAVVHQRVAGVRATLDWIENAVETGKVDMDAELARLLRGE; encoded by the coding sequence ATGTCCGAGGACGACACCAAAGTCGGGAGTGTCAGCCAGAAGCGATACGAGGAGATCGTCGCCGAGCTGCGGAAGGTGGTCGAGCAGCAGACCACGGGGCAGTTCGTCATCGGCGACCGCGCGCTGGAGATCGAGCCGATGCGCCTGCGGGGCGGGCGGCACGAGGTCGCGCCGGGGCAGGAGCTGTTCACGGTCCGCGAATCGTTGCACCGGCTCGCCGAGGACATCGGCATGTCCTACAAGACGGTGGAGAAGCAGAGGTGGACGGCCTCCCGGTGGCCGAAGGAACGGCGCCGCAGCGGGGTGTCCTTCACCGTCCACCGGATCCTCGCGCACATCGAGGACGAGAGGGAGCGGTTCGAGGCGATCGGCAAACCTCCCGCGGGCAAGATGCGGTGGACGCCCGACGACGCCCACCGGCGGGTGGGCCAGCAGGCCGCCAAGCCGGTCTCGCCGCAGGAGAAGATCAACGCCATCCACACCCTCGCGCGTGAGGAGGAGGTGGCCAGTCAGGTGGCCACCGTCATGCTGCACCGGCCCGAGATCGCCGCGCGGGCCATGGCCGATAACACCGCCCGGCACATGGTCAACCAGGCCCAGGTCGAGCGGGGGCGGCAAGCCCGCGAGCACTTCGAGCGCACGGACGTCTTCGCCCCTGCGGTGAGGCGGATCGAGCACTCGATCGAGTTCCTGGACCTGGTGGCGGCCTGCCACGCGTTCACCGCGGCGGCCGGCCGGGTGGTGCCGGGCCTGCGCGACCGCAGGCTGAGCGAGGACGAGCGCGCGGTGGTCCATCAGCGGGTGGCGGGCGTGAGGGCGACGCTGGACTGGATCGAGAACGCGGTCGAGACCGGCAAGGTCGACATGGACGCGGAGCTCGCGCGGCTGCTGCGGGGCGAGTAG
- a CDS encoding FUSC family protein, with translation MPGAPALLRHCADSLRRTASSLRPDVGGPEDEDALSAALAAFDEERARGLARATPGRLRQDAVFRQVAEGTLVAAEAGRLAAGGRLSAAWDYPGSPFAYVGVGTAVWWWRRLAVRLTPTSVLFRNALRLSLALACARLLVGVLELPHGFWVLLAILSLMRTSAADTRAALVPGVVGTVVGGVLATGMLLAVDGTTAFYAAFTPVFLLVGLTVGPVLGPAWTQGVVTVVLVLVFSQVAPPDWDLPAVRLLTVLIGGGIGAVASLLAWPRGAAGQLRRDIADFLTRAAAACPAVTARLARPHAGGVDELAAARRALFLAQGTYLQYHMEAASRDGRDLPWEAFTLPGYAVVAGGAMMLARRRDDDRPPLPPAADAELTGLAGLAAARCLATAQSLRSERPLGLAPDDTPPAEASGPLRWAAGHATSARAADVLLVAEAEAWLAGVVRAAGAAAR, from the coding sequence GTGCCCGGAGCGCCCGCGCTGCTGCGGCACTGCGCGGACTCCCTGCGGCGCACCGCCTCGTCGCTGCGCCCGGACGTCGGGGGCCCGGAGGACGAGGACGCCCTGTCCGCCGCGCTGGCCGCGTTCGACGAGGAGCGGGCCCGGGGGCTCGCCCGGGCCACGCCCGGACGGCTGCGGCAGGACGCCGTGTTCCGCCAGGTGGCGGAGGGGACCCTGGTGGCGGCCGAGGCGGGCCGCCTCGCGGCCGGCGGGCGGCTGTCCGCCGCCTGGGACTACCCCGGCAGCCCCTTCGCGTACGTGGGCGTCGGCACCGCCGTGTGGTGGTGGCGCCGGCTGGCCGTCCGTCTGACGCCGACGTCCGTGCTGTTCCGGAACGCCCTCCGGCTCTCCCTCGCACTCGCCTGCGCGCGGCTGCTGGTCGGCGTCCTGGAGCTGCCGCACGGCTTCTGGGTGCTGCTGGCGATCCTCAGCCTCATGCGCACTTCCGCGGCCGACACCCGGGCCGCGCTGGTGCCCGGTGTCGTCGGGACGGTCGTGGGCGGCGTCCTCGCCACCGGGATGCTGCTCGCCGTGGACGGCACGACCGCCTTCTACGCGGCCTTCACCCCCGTCTTCCTGCTGGTGGGCCTGACCGTGGGCCCGGTGCTCGGCCCCGCCTGGACCCAGGGCGTGGTGACCGTCGTCCTCGTGCTGGTCTTCAGCCAGGTGGCGCCGCCCGACTGGGACCTGCCCGCCGTCCGGCTCCTCACCGTGCTGATCGGCGGAGGGATCGGTGCGGTGGCGAGCCTGCTCGCCTGGCCCCGGGGCGCGGCCGGACAACTGCGGCGCGACATCGCCGACTTCCTGACCCGGGCCGCCGCGGCGTGCCCGGCCGTGACCGCCCGGCTGGCCCGCCCGCACGCCGGCGGGGTCGACGAACTGGCGGCGGCGCGGCGAGCCTTGTTCCTCGCCCAGGGGACCTACCTCCAGTACCACATGGAGGCCGCCTCGCGGGACGGCCGGGACCTCCCCTGGGAGGCGTTCACGCTGCCCGGGTACGCGGTGGTCGCCGGCGGCGCCATGATGCTCGCCCGGCGCCGGGACGACGACCGGCCGCCGCTGCCGCCCGCCGCCGACGCCGAACTGACCGGCCTGGCCGGGCTGGCGGCGGCACGCTGCCTGGCGACCGCGCAGTCCCTCCGCTCGGAACGCCCTCTCGGCCTGGCCCCCGACGACACCCCGCCCGCCGAGGCGTCCGGCCCCCTGCGCTGGGCGGCCGGCCACGCGACGTCGGCCCGGGCGGCCGACGTCCTCCTGGTCGCCGAGGCGGAGGCGTGGCTGGCGGGGGTGGTGCGGGCGGCGGGGGCCGCCGCGCGGTGA
- a CDS encoding MFS transporter — protein MNPLTPAAERAHEPPAAPASRRRRRRRVEDWRPDDPAFWAAGGARIARRNLVLSVLCEHIGFSVWSLWSVLVLFLGPEYGIDPAGKFLLTAVPTLVGGALRLPYTVAVAVFGGRTWTVISAAVLLVPTVLTAVVLEPGVSYSTLVLVAAVAGVGGGNFASSMANINAFYPQHLKGRALGVNAGGGNLGVPAVQLLGLLVLGTAGAGHPRLIVLVYIPLIGLAALAAALRMDDLGGPRPPGRPLREVARQGHTWTVSLLYIGTFGSFIGFGFAFGQVLLVQFPDAFPTPVRAASLTFLGPLLGSLVRPLGGVLADRWGGARVTFWTFAAMAGSTALVVAASREGSLSLFLTGYVLLFFLSGVGNGSTYKMIPALHRAAARRRVAAGVESEAAYRLAHQHANAAMGVAGAVGALGGVLINVAFRQAFLSGGSGEPAYLAFLAWYVVCLVVTWGVFLRRGAEPV, from the coding sequence GTGAACCCCCTCACCCCCGCCGCCGAGCGGGCCCACGAACCCCCCGCCGCCCCGGCATCCCGACGCCGCCGGCGGCGGCGCGTCGAGGACTGGCGGCCCGACGACCCGGCGTTCTGGGCGGCCGGGGGCGCCCGGATCGCCCGGCGCAACCTGGTCCTCTCCGTCCTCTGCGAGCACATCGGTTTCTCGGTGTGGAGCCTGTGGTCCGTCCTCGTCCTCTTCCTCGGTCCCGAGTACGGCATCGACCCGGCCGGGAAGTTCCTGCTCACGGCGGTGCCGACGCTCGTCGGCGGCGCGCTGCGGCTGCCGTACACCGTCGCCGTGGCCGTCTTCGGCGGCCGGACCTGGACGGTGATCAGCGCCGCCGTCCTCCTCGTCCCCACCGTGCTCACCGCCGTCGTCCTCGAACCGGGCGTCTCCTACTCGACGTTGGTTCTGGTGGCCGCCGTCGCGGGCGTCGGGGGCGGCAACTTCGCCTCGTCGATGGCCAACATCAACGCGTTCTATCCCCAGCACCTGAAGGGCCGCGCCCTCGGCGTCAACGCGGGCGGCGGCAACCTCGGTGTGCCCGCCGTGCAGTTGCTCGGCCTGCTGGTGCTCGGCACGGCGGGCGCCGGGCACCCCCGGCTGATCGTCCTCGTCTACATCCCGCTCATCGGGCTCGCCGCGCTCGCCGCCGCGCTGCGCATGGACGACCTGGGCGGGCCCCGGCCGCCCGGCCGTCCGCTGCGCGAGGTGGCCCGGCAGGGGCACACCTGGACCGTGTCCCTGCTCTACATCGGGACGTTCGGGTCGTTCATCGGCTTCGGCTTCGCCTTCGGGCAGGTGCTCCTCGTCCAGTTCCCGGACGCGTTCCCGACTCCCGTCCGGGCGGCCTCCCTCACCTTCCTCGGGCCGCTGCTGGGCTCGTTGGTCCGGCCGCTGGGCGGTGTCCTGGCCGACCGGTGGGGCGGGGCGCGCGTCACGTTCTGGACGTTCGCCGCCATGGCGGGGAGCACGGCCCTCGTGGTCGCGGCCTCGCGGGAGGGATCGCTGTCGCTGTTCCTGACCGGGTATGTGCTTCTCTTCTTCCTCAGCGGCGTCGGCAACGGCTCGACGTACAAGATGATTCCGGCGTTGCATCGGGCCGCGGCGCGGCGGCGGGTGGCCGCGGGGGTGGAGTCCGAGGCGGCTTATCGGTTGGCACATCAGCATGCGAATGCGGCCATGGGGGTGGCGGGGGCGGTTGGGGCGCTTGGTGGGGTGCTGATCAATGTCGCGTTCCGGCAGGCTTTTCTGAGTGGTGGCAGTGGGGAGCCGGCTTATCTGGCCTTTCTGGCCTGGTATGTGGTGTGTTTGGTGGTGACGTGGGGGGTGTTCCTGCGGCGGGGGGCTGAGCCGGTTTGA
- a CDS encoding nitrite reductase (NAD(P)H) small subunit family protein, translating into MTARRVVEVDTGGGWTPVCAYDDLIPGRGVAALVGGHQVAVFRDRAGRLYAVGNRDPFSGAYVVSRGLLGSRDGVPVVVEPMYHRAFDLRSGACADEPETPGGGPATLPVWPVRLAGAAGPSGDRPAGATAAPSADRPSAPPREHP; encoded by the coding sequence GTGACCGCCCGCCGCGTCGTCGAGGTCGACACCGGCGGCGGCTGGACCCCCGTCTGCGCGTACGACGACCTGATCCCCGGCCGCGGGGTCGCCGCCCTCGTCGGCGGGCATCAGGTGGCGGTCTTCCGGGACCGCGCCGGACGGCTCTACGCCGTCGGCAACCGGGACCCGTTCAGCGGGGCGTACGTGGTCTCCCGCGGCCTGCTCGGCAGCCGCGACGGCGTGCCCGTCGTGGTCGAGCCCATGTACCACCGCGCGTTCGACCTGCGCTCGGGCGCCTGCGCCGACGAGCCCGAGACGCCCGGCGGAGGGCCCGCCACACTGCCCGTGTGGCCCGTGCGCCTCGCCGGCGCGGCCGGACCGTCCGGCGACCGGCCCGCCGGCGCGACCGCCGCGCCATCCGCCGACCGCCCGTCCGCCCCACCCCGGGAGCACCCGTGA